The window GAGGTGTATGGCCTGATCGCCATAAGAGACCACCTAGACCGTAGCCGCAATGTTATCTTTGCCCGCGGAAGGGATAACTGCCAAACGATCTCATCCATGGTTCGTATGTTTATGGTGAATGTTGCTTGAAACTTGATTCAATTCCTTCTAAGTTTTGTTCTCCGTGGTGCTcgattttcatctcttctttgttgTTTATTTAAACGTTGCTTTATTGAACCAGCAAGTTCAACTCATCTTGTGTTGCTTTTCTCCCTTATGGCACTAACACAATCATAATTCATCTTTATTGCCATTTACCTAGAAAAACCTTTATATATAGGCTGGCCATATTTCATGTTTTGTCTTATTAAAAAATGAATCTATACCATCCTTATTTTACAATAGTAATATTTATGTAATTAATTATTCCATGCAGGATCCATATTTAACACTAGCAGGTCCAACTCGTGCTCCAGTGGTGTCTGAGATGTCAAATTCTGTGCGATTCGAGGTTGTGTTGAAAGTCAAGAGCAGCACTAATGAATCTGAAGATAAAGATTTAAGTTTCTTAGCTGCAAAGTTCAGAACATTCTATCCCAATTATTCACGTGTGATTAAGTGGGTTGCCACTAGCAAGCTATCAAGACTAGAGTGGGCATTCGCTGTTCTTGCTAAATCAGTGGAGGCTACAATCAGTATACAAGTTATTCATGGGTCTTGGCTAGATGGTTGTCGAGGTATATTTAGTGCAAGCACGGTTAGTCTAGATGGCCGGAAAGTCCACCTTCTCTCCCTTGAAGATGGCAAGTTGCCAGTTACCACCGATGGTATGATCAATCTTTCACGCAATGTTGCTTGCGTAGAAATTAATGGAAGGCTGAAAATTTCTGTTGCAATAGAATACACAAACGGGGAACAAGTTACTGCAGAAGATGAAACTATTTTTAGGCCTAGGAAATTCGGTACGAGTTGTGCTATCCTTATGGTTCGCTCATGTGAGATGAAAGTCATTGTTCATTGGTCACTTGTTACTACAAGTTAGACCTATTTAAGGTTGCACAACTAATTTGTGATTCCATGATCATTGTTCCTATACAATACATGATGGCAACTACTCCATTTTAAATGTAGGTAGTCATTTAGAAAGCATGCAACCAAACTTCTTAAACTTTGATTTGATAATTATTAGATGTACAATTTACTTCCTATCTCAAACTTCTCAAACATCGAGGCTTGAACTAAGTTTATACATGGGTCTTAACATAGAATATCTTTTAGAAAAACATTGTTAATGTCTTATACTCCAGAAGATTCCTCCGGTGACTGGTTGTTGAAAGTGCATCTCTTAGATATCTCCATTGGGTTTTGTTTATTACTGAAAAATGACAGATGACTAATGTAATATCCCAAAAAACAGGTTATCGTTTTTTGGTTCCGTTTCTAGCTCCTATCTTTTTCTTGTCTTTCATTTGGACTTTAGTGGAGGTGAAACTTGCTAACAAGCTTTGCATATGTTGTACCATCTTTGGTGGATGCATCAATCCCACTTGTGTAAACCAATTCCACTTAAAGCCCTAATTTCAGTATTTGAAATTAGAAACTCTATTCTTGCCTTTAGAAAAGAAATTCCATTGTTGCTCCTGAGATAAAATCCTCCAAATATTGCAAGAGGTCCCCCGGACATGCATGTAAACTCCAAATATCCATCAAGCACACCTACCATGATGCAATTTTTAGAAGTAAAAACATATTATTATTTTCATTGCCCATACGGGGCAATAAACCTCCAAAAGAAATTACCCATCTTAATTATGGAAATTCATCAAACAGATCAAACATGATGTCCACATTGGACTATGTATCCCTAGGCAACGGAGAGGGAACCCTCTTCTGGTTTGTCCCATGGGTTGGCGGCTCTCCACGATGTATGGGATTCCCCAACGTGTTTGCTATCTGCTTGGACTCGATAGCGTTTGTTACGATGGCTAGTGGAACATCTTGTTCCAACGGACGTTTCGGCCGTGGAGACCTTTGAGTGGGCCAACTTGTGGGCGAATTGTTTGGGCACCGTGTCTTAGTGGCTGACCCCCTTAGGGATCTTCTCGTTTGGCTCGGCGTACCATGCCTTATGCCAACGACCGTCTCTGCCATGGACCTTTCCACTATGGAAAGTGCCCTTTCCGCTGAGGATCAAGATTTTTTTTATGCCTGCTATGGAATCGCCTCCCATCTGGGATGGAGGTGCTAATAGACACAACCCTGGTGACGGACTGTGCCTCCTTTGTGGTGTTCTGGAGATGGGGAGACACATCTTCTTCTCCTGCACCGGGGCGATATTCATGGAGCTTTGTTGGTCACGCTCTGGGGCCTGACTGTGACGCCCTTGACCTGGCCGGATTCCTACAAACCTGTGACAACCAGACCGGGAGGAGGAGACCTCTTCTGGCTTTTGGTCGTGGCCCTAGCTTTGACTTTGTGGATGACGAATAACAAGATGGTGATCGAGGGGGTCTCTTTTAGGCGGGTCTCTTATCTATCTTCAAATTCCTTACATTCTTGCAGCATTGACACCTGCTCTCTAGATAGCAGAATTGCGACCGGCTTGGACTCGTAGTGGACGCACTGACTGCTACCATGTGCCGTCTTACCTTGCGGCAGATTGCGTGAGCTTCCGACACTTGGTGGTCTCTTTTTATCTTTATTTTATGCTTTCTTTTGGGCATGTTTGTGCTGTTGCCCTTGCTGAATTCTTAATTTTTAGTGTGATACCTGAACTTGTTATGTGGACATATTGGGTATCTTCAGTCGCGGCGAGCAGGGCACCGAACGGGCGACGAGCCGTCTGGGCTTTTTTATGGAGGTGCCCTGCTCCTCCTAAGGTGCGTGTGTTTGCTTGGCGGGAGGCGACGAACTGTCTGGCCACATGGACTAATAAACATGCTCGTAGCCTTGAAGTGTCTAACTTGTGGCCTGTGTGCGCTACCGAACCGGAGGACACTTTTCATGCTCTCTGCAGATGTCCTCATGCGGTCGCCTTGTGGCAGGCtatggagcggcaatggaatatTCCGGACATCCGTCGAGTCATGCACACTGGGCCAGAGTGGCTTTTTCATGTGCTCGCGGACTTGTCACCAGAGGAGCGGATGTATACGTTCATGACGATTTGGCGTTGCTGGCATGTGAGGAATGAGATCGCCCACGACAAACGACCACCGCTGGTCAAAGCCTCGACCAGATTCCTAACCAGCTATATCAACTCATTGCTATCCATCCAGGCGTACCCTCATGGAGATCACATCAAAGGAAAAATGGTGGCTGCACCTTTGTACAGCAGGAAATTGTTATCACATGTAGAGCGTGAGAAGCCATCAACACTTGGATGGGAGGCACCGCCGGCCGGCTGGGCTGTGCTCAACATCGACGGGTCCTTTTCTGCCAAGGACGGAACTGCAGGAGTTGGCATGGTCCTCCGGGATGAACATGGAGATATTATTTTTTTCGTCTTGCCGTAAGTTAAGGCAGTGTGCATCATCACTAGAATCTGAACTTGCTGCATGTTCAGAAGGCATCTCCCTGGCTACCCAGTGGTCTGAGCTGCTTTTGTGATTCAAACGGACTGCACAGAAGTGGTAAAACTAATTGAAGGAGGTATTGGCGACCGATCGAAGCATATGATGTTGATCCGCGAGATTACTTCGCGTCTTCGGGAACATGGTGATTTCTTAGTTAAGCTTGTGAGGCGTGAACAGAATGCTGTTAGTCATTTTTTAGCGAACTTTGGTCGAATAAAGAAGCGCACTGCGGTGTGGCTTCATTCTGGGCTGGAAGAGGTTCCGGACCTATGTAATGCAGACATGGCTGCCACTTAATTAATGAATTCCTTTTTCCCTGAAAAAAAAGGGAGGGGCGGAAACACAAAAGGAGAAAAAACATAAAATATGGTAATTGTATACTGTACTACTTTTTCTTTGTCGTGCAGAGTCCTAACCGAAGTACCCAACAAGTAAACCCCATGCGATTTGCAAACCATCGTCGAAGTCATCCACCGAATCCTTTCCCCTATTTTAGCAaagccgctctctctctctctcatcaaaAAAAGGAAAACCAGAGGCGGCGATCGATCGGGCCAGGAGATGGGTTCAACAGACGGCGACCCGTACAAGTCTTGGTCATGGTGGCTGGACGCGCTGCAGGCGATAAGGAGGACATACTCGATCCCCATGGACGCCAAGGAGGCGAGGATACGCGCGGACGCAGAGGAGGCGACGAAGGAGACGGCCGCGGCGcaccgggcggcggcggaggaggcccgCAGGAAGCATCAACTGaaggaggagctggaggcggtgcggaaGTGGGTGGCGACGGGGGACCCTGAGGCGGCGGCGTACCGCATGAAGCGACTGAACGAGGATCACTTGGAGATGTTCATGAGGAGATCGGCGGAGGACGGCGATCCCTACGCGGAGGAGGATCACTCTGACCCGGCGGCTCGCCAAGCCAGCACGTACCGCCGTAACTGGAAGTCTGGAACTACATGTGGGCGGGTCCTTTCCACGGCACCTTCGAGCACACGAGTGAGTATACATATCTTTCGTTGATTCTATATATATATGTGGACTCTACAGTCTCTCTTTCAGTCAATGGATCAATTCTCAACCGAGCTCTCACATGACGATGTATTTGTATGCTTGAGTGCAGCTTCTATCCCGGCCATGCGTTTCACTGACGTGCCAGCTGAGCGTTCTGACGGCCCGGACGAAACCCTACAGATCTTTTCCGTCAAAGTCGCAGAAATAGCAGAGGAACTGCGGTGGCCGCTGGATGTCTATGGCTTGATCGCCATACGAGACAAGCTGGATCGCAACCGCAATGTCATCTTTGCTTTCTCCAGGGATAACGCTCAAACCATCACTAAGGAggtaagcattttcattttcatgtgTGTTGGAGCATGCACACCATAACGAATTTATATTTTCTCCTTCTATTTGAGTTATGCACATGCCAGCATTTTGTGCTATCATCCTCACATTCAATATGTAATCTAATTTTTTTTGTGCTATTTGGATTTTTTTTTATTGCTTCCCTAGGAATCAAGGCCATCCAGGTTTAGATACATGCTTACTGACGAAAAACATCGCTTCTTAATTAGCAAGTTCTGCTTGTGAAATTTCACTTTTTCTTCGTGTGCCTCTAACATATAATTTACTTATACTTGGTACATGATTATATACCAATTGTCAGTTTGTCACGTACAATTTTGCTTTCGTATTTTATAGAACCTTATCTTGTTGAACTAAAACAAATGTAAATATTTACCATCTAAAAACCTATCTATTAATATTTACCTTAACTAATTGTTTCATGCAGGATCCATATTTATCCTTGATAGGTCCAACCCGTGCTGTTGTCTTGTCCAGTGCGTCAGATACTTTGCGATTTGAGGTTGTGCTGAAAGTGAAGGGTACTAATGAATCTGAAGATAAAGATTTCAGCTTCTTAACTAGGAAGTACAGAAGACCGGGAACAAATCATTCGTGTGTGATTAATCTTGTTGGCACTAGCAGGCTTAGCAAACTTGAGTGGACATTTGGCTACCTGGTTAAATCTGTGGAGGCAACAATTAATATACAAGTTATTCATGGGTCATGGCCAAATGGTTGTCAAGGTATATTTACTGCAAGTACTGTTGGTCTTGATGACATGAAAGTCTTGCTGCTCTCTCTTCAAAATGAGAAGTTGCCTTTTAACGTTGATGGCATGATCAATCTTTCACGCCATGTTGTTTCTGTTGAAATCGAGGGAGGGCTGAAAATTATGGTTGCGACAGAAAATGCAGAAGGGAAACAAGTCAGTGCAAAAGATGAAACTGTTTTCACACCTAGAGAGGCCGGTAGAAGCTGTGCTATTCTTAAAGTTTGCTCATGCGTGATGAAAGTCGTCGTTGCGTGGTCAGTTGTTAGCTGGTTTTGATCTCTAGACACAACAATGTACTGTATGGGATCTAGACAAGGTTACATGCCAAACTTGCTATTATGTACTCAATGCTCCTAGATAACAAATAATTACCGCTTTGTTCATTAGATGTTTACTCCCTAGAACTTTTTCGAGCTTTGACTTGTAATATTCAAAAAATAGAGTGGTGACAAAAAAATGGTAGCAATATGTTTGGATAGTATTTGAATTTCCTAACCGAATCTCCAATATAAATACCGCCTAATTAATTATGAGTGTTCGACACAATTATGTCATATATTTGGTATTCTAAGACTCTTGTTAATAAATGCTCATGTTGTGCGctcgaatctctctctctctctctctctctctctctctctctctctctctctctctctctcaagcaaGACTATGATGAAAACATAAAACATGTCGTCGCATTTTCAATATGTAAGCTTTCAAGTAGGAAAAAAGGGTTCCTTTTTTTATAGGTGACAGGGTGAGGGGGGCGGGGGTCAATCCTAATATAGATGAGTTCATTtcaattacaagatatagaagtgtCGGCAAAACAAAACAATATTTCTACCTCAAACAGTCCCTCTTCCAACTCAAATTTTAACAACTTACAACCAGATTCAACCAGGAGAAAAGAAGTTATCATCAAACCTACcagttaattaattaataaatgACAAACATCTCAAACAGATTCACTTACTTTCAATCAAATTTGGTCACACAAAATACAAAACAGAAAATGAACTTTCAACTACACAAAGCTCTACTTCCAACCCGCAACAATTCAAGGTTTTGACTTGCTTTTCTAGAAGGGGTCACAGATTGTGACCGCCAGCACGGATGTGGCAGCTACAGGAATGTGCTACTAATGTAGTTGATCATCAATTGCAATGCGAAGAAGAGAAATGGTTGCCGAAAATTCGTTTCTGGTCGTGGGAACAGATGAGGCCGGAATCTGAGGGTGCCCCAAGACTAGAGGCACCCGTGAGCTGCATGAATACGTAATGAGCACATGGGTGGCTTCTGTTTCTGCCCAAAATGCAGTAAATTAAGTTTTACAAAACTTTAAAAGGCTATAACTTTTGAAGTACGCATCGGAATTATGATCCATTTTAATTATTGGAGCACTCGCGGAGTCCGTCTCTGAGATTGACGAATGCTCCATGCCTCCGCCTCTGGTGTCCCCCCAAGGTTTAAGGTTTGGCGAGATGTTAGGGCTGATCGATCTCTATCTATAAATCTAAAACACAACATATACGTAGCGTACACGCTGTACGTGTCATGAGAATCAAACTTGTTTTTTTTAGAATAGAATCAGACTTCTTTACAACTGTGCATTGTCCTATGCTAAAAAAAAAAACTGCGCAGAGTCGTAAGCCCTAATCtatgcaaaaaagaaagaaaagaagagtCAGTCCTAACCGATCGAGCCCAACAAATCTGCGACTCCGCGATCTGTTTTGGATCCACCGTTAGGTTAATGCAGAGATCAGCAGGGAGCAGAAAGGAAAGGAAAAGCGCCACGATCGATTCACCGATCGATGGCGGACGGCGAGTCGTACAAGTCGTGGGCATGGTGGCTGGACGCGCTGCAGGCGATGAGGAGGGAATACTCCATCCCCATGGACGCCAAAGAGGCGAGGGTACGTTCAGACGTAGACTTCGACAACGCGAGGAGGAAGGTGTGCAGAGCGATGGCAGAGGAGGCGCGCAGGAAGGATCAgctgctggaggaggaggaggcggtgcgtTGTTGGGCCAAGACGGGAGACCCCGAGGCGAAGGCGTACCGGGAGAGGCTGGACGGGGAGAAGCTGGAGATGTACCAGAGGATGTCCTCGGAGAGGGGCGGTTGGTCGACGACGCCCGACCGAGAGGCCTACTTCGCTGCTTGCTATCGCCATAAATGGAGCTGGGCGCATCGGAGAGGCGCAGGTAGCTCCTACGAGGACACCAGTAAGTAGTCCCCTACTCACTAAATCCGATTCCAAACTCTCTCCATCCATCCAATTTTTGATTTGCGCCGGCCGGCCGGTTCAAACATTGCTTATAATTAAGCTACAACACTATAACCATCTATCTATGACAATGCATGCAGCGGGCATCCCTGCCATGCGCTTCACCGACGCTGAGCCAGCTTGGAACGCCCGTCCGACAGGGACTTTGCAGATCTTTTCCTTCAAAGTCTCCGCAATAGCAGAGGAGCTGCGGTGGCCACTGGAGGTGTATGGCTTGATCGCGATAAGAGACCACCTAGACCGCAACCGCAATATTATCTTTGCCCGCGCAAGGGATAACTGCCAAACGATCACATCCATGGTTCGTATAAACATCCAATCGTTCAACAGAGTATATATATTATATACATACATATTGCGTGAGTTTATATATGGTGAATGTAGCTTGAAAATTCAATTCAGTGTCTTCTAAGTTTTGTGTACGTGCTCGATTTTTCATATCTTCAGTCACTGACACAATCATGACCTATTTATTGCCATTTACTTACAAAAACCTTTATACTATATAGGTTGGCCATATTTCATGTTTTTTTCTTATTAAATAGGACTATATTAATTTACCACCCTTGTTTTACAAAAACAGTACGTAATACTTATGTAATTAATTATTGCATGCAGGATCCATACTTGACACTAGCAGGTCCAACTCGTGCTCCAGTGTTGTCTCATGTGTCGGATACTGGGCGATTCGAGCTTGTGTTGAAAGTCAAGAGCGGCACTAATGAATCTGAAGATAAAGATTTAAGTCTCTTAGCTGCAAAGTTCAGAACATTCAATCCGAATTATTCACGTGTGATTAAGGAGGTTGCAACTAGCAAGCTATCAAGAATAGAGTGGGCATTCGCCCTTCTCGCTAAATCAGTGGAGGCTACAATCAATATACAAGTTATTCGTGGTTCTTGGCCAGATGGTTGTCGAGGTATATTCAGTGCAAGCACAGTTAGTCTAGATGGCAGGAAAGTCCCCCTTCTCTCTCTTGAAGATGGCAACTTGCCACTTACCACTGATGGTATGATCAATCTTTCACGCAATGTTGCTTGCGTAGAAATCAATGGAAGGCTGAAAATTTCTGCGGCAACAGAATACACAAACGGGGAACAAGTTAATGCAGAAGATGAAACTATTTTCAGGCCTAGGAAATTTGGTAGGAGTTGTGCTATCCTTATGGTTCACTCATGTGAGATGAAAGTCATTGTTGCATGGTCAGTTGTTACTACAAGTTAGACCTATTTAAGGTTATACATAACTAATTTGTGATTCCATGATCTTTGTCCCTATACAATACATGATGTCAGCTGCTCCATTTTAAATGTAGATAGTCATTTAGAAAGCATGCAACCAACCTTCTCAACATCGAGACTTGAACTAAGTTTCTACATGGGTCTTAAATTTAATATATTTTAGAAAAATAATGTTAACGTCTTATATTCCAGAAGATTCCTCTGGCGACTGGTTGTTGAAAGTGCATCTCTTAGATATCTCTATTGGGTTTTCATGATTGCTGAAAAATGACTGAGGTGACTAATGTAAAATCCCAAAAACCAGATTACTGATTTCTGATGCTGTTTTTAGCTCTTATCTTTTTTTTGTCTTTCATTAGGAGTTTAGTGGAGGTGAAACTTGTAAACTTCTACCCCTATCACGCTTTCCATATGTTGTACCATCTCTGGGATGCACGATCCCACTTCCGTAAACCAAATCCACTTAAAGACCTAATTTCGATATTTGGAATTAGAAACTCTAATCTTGCCTTTAGAAAGAAATCATGTTGTTCCTCCTGAAATATAATCATGCAAAAATTGCAAGAGGTCCCTGGGACATGTATACTCCAAATATCCAACAATCCCACATACCACAATGCATTTTTTGGAGGTAAAATCAAATTTATTATTGGCCAATGGGGCAATAAATCTGCAAACATACTTACCCGTCTTTAAAATTCCCTGTGAGCACAGGGAAGGGTCTCAGTTACGGAAATCCATCCAACATATCAAACATGAGATCCACATTAATTGAAATCTCCGTATCAATAGGCAACGGTGAGGGGAACCCCTTCTGGTTTGACTCGTGGGATGGCAGTTCTTCACTTTGTATGAACTCCCCCAACGTGTTCGGTATCTGCGAAGATCTGATGGTGTTTGTTTCGGCGGCCCATAATGGCTAGTGGAACATCTTGTTCCGATGGACATTTGGGGCCATGGAGACCGTTGAGTGGGCCAACTTGCAGGCTGCCCTCCCGCCAGTGCTCGCGGATTATCCGGACACTGTGTTTTCGCGGCTGACCCCCTTCGGGTTCTTCTCAGTTTCTCGCCATTCCGTGCCTTTTGCGGCGGCCGTCTCTGCCCTGGACCTTTCCACTATGGAAAGCACCCATCCCGTTGAAGATCAAGATGTTTGTTTGACAACTGCTATGGGTTCGCCTCCCATTTGCGAAAGTGGTGCTCAGGAGACACAACCCCGATGACGGATTGTGCCCCGTTTGTGGTGTTCTAGAGACAGGGACACACATCTTAATATCCTGCACTGGGGCAATATCCATGTGGGGCTTTGTTCATGAGGCTCTGGGCCTGACTAGGAGGTCCTTGAGCTGGACGGATTCCTACAAACCCATGCCAACTAGACCGGGAGGAGACACCTCTCAGTCTTTTGGTCGTGGCCCTACCTTGGACATTGTGGACGACGGGTAACAAGATGGTGATTGAGCGGGTCTTTCTTAGGTGGGTCTCTGACTCTATTTTCAAATTCCTTGCATTCTTGCAGCACTGACACCTGCTCACCAGACAACGGAGTCGCGACCGGCTTGGAATCATAGTGGACTCACACCCTGCTACCATAAGCCTGTTTCGATTTTTTTATTGGAAAACTGTTCTTAGATGATGCAATTTGCTGCCTGCAGTTGCAGCGGTTGCTATTTCTTGTTTACAATATTTTCTTCCAGAAAAGGGTGTGGCTAGGTCTCAATCGACTGAGATTTAACAAGTGACATGTCATGCAAGAAAGAAAAAACTGATTTATTTTGCATGGATCTCAATGTAACATCTCATGGATATAATATCCACCGAGACTTAACAACTCGCAGTCAGATTTAGCAAGACTGTTTAGGAAATCATGACGGGCGGTCGGAACACAGTAGTACTACCTTTTCTTATCGCACAGAGTCCTAACAGAACAAGTAAACCACCCGATGCAAACGTATCTAGGTAAACCATCCCTATTTTAGCAAAGTCCGCTCTCTCTTCATCAAAAAATATATAATGGGCCGTAGGCAACTTCCTCCATGTCATGGCCGTGGGCGACTTAGTTCAACCTGGCAGGATTAATTTATGGGACA is drawn from Triticum dicoccoides isolate Atlit2015 ecotype Zavitan chromosome 6B, WEW_v2.0, whole genome shotgun sequence and contains these coding sequences:
- the LOC119320770 gene encoding uncharacterized protein LOC119320770, whose translation is MEDGESYKSWAWWLDALQAMRRTYSIPMDAEEVRIRADIDFDNARRKVCRAEAEEARRKDQLLEEEEAVRCWAKTGDPEAEAYREGLGDLLQEMTERMSSEERDEWSTTPDRESFSSACYRHQWSSAHRRGAGSSYEDTTGIPAMQFTDAEPEDRWDARPTGTLQIFSFKVAAIDEELRWPLEVYGLIAIRDHLDRSRNVIFARGRDNCQTISSMDPYLTLAGPTRAPVVSEMSNSVRFEVVLKVKSSTNESEDKDLSFLAAKFRTFYPNYSRVIKWVATSKLSRLEWAFAVLAKSVEATISIQVIHGSWLDGCRGIFSASTVSLDGRKVHLLSLEDGKLPVTTDGMINLSRNVACVEINGRLKISVAIEYTNGEQVTAEDETIFRPRKFGTSCAILMAYPHGDHIKGKMVAAPLYSRKLLSHVEREKPSTLGWEAPPAGWAVLNIDGSFSAKDGTAGVGMVLRDEHGDIIFFVLPVLTEVPNK
- the LOC119320771 gene encoding uncharacterized protein LOC119320771, with protein sequence MADGESYKSWAWWLDALQAMRREYSIPMDAKEARVRSDVDFDNARRKVCRAMAEEARRKDQLLEEEEAVRCWAKTGDPEAKAYRERLDGEKLEMYQRMSSERGGWSTTPDREAYFAACYRHKWSWAHRRGAGSSYEDTTGIPAMRFTDAEPAWNARPTGTLQIFSFKVSAIAEELRWPLEVYGLIAIRDHLDRNRNIIFARARDNCQTITSMDPYLTLAGPTRAPVLSHVSDTGRFELVLKVKSGTNESEDKDLSLLAAKFRTFNPNYSRVIKEVATSKLSRIEWAFALLAKSVEATINIQVIRGSWPDGCRGIFSASTVSLDGRKVPLLSLEDGNLPLTTDGMINLSRNVACVEINGRLKISAATEYTNGEQVNAEDETIFRPRKFGRSCAILMVHSCEMKVIVAWSVVTTS